In the genome of Synechococcus sp. UW179A, the window GAATCTCTCCGCGAAGCAGGCATCCTCGACATGGACACCGTGGTCGTGGCGATCAGCGAACCGATCGAAGCGAGCATCACAGCCACCCTGATCGCCAAAGACAGCGAAGGAACTCGAGTGCGCCGTGTGATTGCGCGTGCCACCAGCGATCTGCACGAAAAAATGCTCAAGCGCGTCGGTGCCGACCGAGTGGTGTTTCCCTCTCGAATGCAGGGCGAGCGTCTGGGTCTTGAACTGGTACGCCCCAATTTGATGGAGCGATTGGAGCTGGACGAGCTCAACTCGATCGAAGAGATCAAGGTGCCGGAACGCTTTGTTGGGCTCTCGCTGCGTGATCTCAATTTGCGTAAAAACTATCGCGTCAATGTGTTGGCAGCTGGTCCTGCTGCAGACCTGATGGTCAATCCACCCGCATCACACCTTCTGATGGAAGGCCACGTTCTGGTGGTGATGGGTTTGACAGATGACCTTCAGAACCTCCCCCGTACCTGACCGGAATCATGCGCGTTCTCGGGCTGATGAGCGGCACCAGCGCCGATGGAGTGGATGCCGTTCTGGCTCAGTTCAGTGGGCAATCGAGCAGACCAAGCTGGA includes:
- a CDS encoding TrkA family potassium uptake protein, encoding MRDWWHWSPAEDSDPRSFGIVGVGRFGSAVCRQLMQSGADVLAVDRSSRAIEELRQLEPSIEARVLDCTDEESLREAGILDMDTVVVAISEPIEASITATLIAKDSEGTRVRRVIARATSDLHEKMLKRVGADRVVFPSRMQGERLGLELVRPNLMERLELDELNSIEEIKVPERFVGLSLRDLNLRKNYRVNVLAAGPAADLMVNPPASHLLMEGHVLVVMGLTDDLQNLPRT